The Desulfosporosinus sp. Sb-LF sequence AACTGGTCAATACAAACGCGGAGGTGAAAGGAAATGTCGCTAGTTCCTAAAGAACCATTGCGAATGTTGGATCCTTTTTGGAACGAGATGGATCGGTTTATTCGAAAAGGTAAAGAAGAGCTAACTAATGGGCCATTTCGAGTGGATATCGAGGAAACCCAGTCAAAGGTGATGGTGACTGTCGAAATTCCGGGAATTGAGAAATCAGAGGATTTAACTATTGCCTTGGATGAAAATCGACTGATGATTGAGGGAGAAATTCGAAAAATTGCCCACGAAGATGAAAGCTTTGCTCGACACTCAGAACGGTATTATGGGAAATTTTCAAGGGTGTTGACTCTCCCTGCATTGGTCAAGACTGATGGCGCTCACGCGGGTTATCGTAATGGGCTTTTGACGCTAAGTTTTTTAAAGGATGATCATCCAGCAGCACGCTCTATCGAGGTAGATTTTCACTAACAGTTCAGTTAAGCAAGAGAAATTAATGAAGCAAGCAACAAAAGAGAGAGCGAAGGTCGACCTTGTTTTGGAGACCCTCGCTTTTGAATATTTATGCAATATTTTTCAATTACTAGAATTACTCTTAAGTCGGAAATGCTCACACTTTGGCAGGTGCGAGTATTATATTAAACGATATATGGAACGCTTAGTTAAAATAA is a genomic window containing:
- a CDS encoding Hsp20/alpha crystallin family protein, which gives rise to MSLVPKEPLRMLDPFWNEMDRFIRKGKEELTNGPFRVDIEETQSKVMVTVEIPGIEKSEDLTIALDENRLMIEGEIRKIAHEDESFARHSERYYGKFSRVLTLPALVKTDGAHAGYRNGLLTLSFLKDDHPAARSIEVDFH